A single Anopheles funestus chromosome 2RL, idAnoFuneDA-416_04, whole genome shotgun sequence DNA region contains:
- the LOC125763433 gene encoding glucose dehydrogenase [FAD, quinone]-like, whose translation MVLRWIVVLLVFCCSSWFVCGFLDSRVINSLTEMISEMKDIDYGNPQLRQVYDYVIVGAGPAGCVLANRLSEDPTVSVLILELGRGERPAFAEPPMLGPMLMGSDYSFGYETVRQNYGCLGLTDRKCSWTHGRGVGGSSIINNIIYTRGNRRDFDNWARAGMEGWSWDEVLPYYRKIERANIKDFDQNGAHGKTGRVSVEDCPFRSEVAKAFVAGASESGYPYLDYNAGDTLGVSFLQAHSKRGHRVTAGTAYLKDIRHRPNLHISTRSWATEILFKEDNKEATGIRFTKNKRWNTVRARKEVILSAGAFETPKLLMNSGIGPAADLRRHGIRVVQDLPVGRRVYEHGGVFGPVFIMRNGSPSEQNLLSLEQVLTVDEILRFRNGTGPLTSNSIESLLYVKTPFAADPDPEMPDVEVMQSFVSMSFDSSIATRIAYRLPDALVREYYEPLARVRNFMFLPMLLKPHTVGRVELKSRNPFHHPVFQYQYFEDERDVEALVYSIKEVLRIAQAEPMQRLGIELYSRPVPGCEHLTFNTDDYWRCHVRILTTTFQHQVATSRMGPVGDPDAVVDPRLRVRGIRRLRVVDAGIIPEPPSAHTCAMSYLIGEKAADMIKEDNQ comes from the exons ATGGTGCTACGTTGGATCGTGGTGTTACTAGTGTTTTGTTGTAGTTCGTGGTTCGTCTGCGGTTTTCTAGACAGTCGCGTAATCAACAGTCTGACGGAGATGATATCGGAAATGAAGGATATCGACTATGGCAATCCGCAACTCCGGCAGGTGTACGATTACGTAATTGTTGGTGCGGGACCGGCTGGATGCGTACTGGCCAATCGGTTGTCCGAGGACCCAACAGTGTCCGTGTTGATTTTGGAGCTGGGACGCGGTGAAAGGCCCGCCTTTGCCGAACCACCGATGCTTGGCCCGATGCTGATGGGGTCCGATTATAGCTTCGGGTATGAAACGGTACGGCAGAACTACGGATGCCTGGGTTTGACGGATCGAAAGTGTAGCTGGACGCATGGACGAGGTGTTGGCGGATCgtccatcatcaacaacatcatcTACACGCGCGGAAATCGACGTGACTTCGATAACTGGGCCCGGGCCGGTATGGAGGGCTGGAGCTGGGACGAGGTGTTGCCGTACTACAGGAAAATCGAACGAGCCAATATTAAAGATTTCGATCAGAACGGTGCACACGGTAAGACGGGCCGTGTGTCTGTAGAAGATTGTCCGTTCCGATCGGAGGTCGCGAAAGCGTTCGTTGCGGGTGCCTCCGAGTCCGGCTATCCGTATCTGGATTACAACGCAGGAGATACGCTGGGTGTATCGTTTCTGCAGGCACATTCAAAGCGGGGACATCGAGTGACGGCAGGAACAGCCTATCTGAAGGACATTAGACATCGGCCTAATTTGCATATATCCACCAGATCTTGGGCGACGGAAATTCTCTTCAAAGAAG ACAACAAGGAAGCTACTGGAATAAGGTTCACCAAGAACAAACGATGGAACACAGTAAGAGCTAGGAAGGAAGTGATCCTATCAGCTGGAGCGTTTGAAACACCGAAACTTCTGATGAACTCAGGTATTGGTCCTGCGGCCGATTTGAGACGGCATGGGATTCGAGTAGTACAAGACCTCCCGGTGGGTCGTCGCGTCTACGAACATGGCGGTGTGTTTGGACCCGTCTTCATTATGCGGAACGGATCGCCTAGTGAGCAAAACCTACTCAGTTTGGAGCAGGTTCTTACGGTGGATGAGATACTTCGCTTCCGAAACGGAACGGGACCACTGACATCGAACTCGATCGAAAGTTTGCTGTACGTAAAAACTCCCTTCGCTGCCGATCCTGATCCAGAAATGCCGGACGTTGAGGTAATGCAATCGTTCGTCTCGATGAGCTTCGATTCGTCGATCGCCACTCGCATTGCGTACCGTTTGCCCGATGCGCTTGTACGCGAGTATTATGAACCACTTGCTCGGGTGCGTAACTTTATGTTTTTGCCGATGCTGCTGAAACCGCACACGGTTGGTAGGGTGGAGCTGAAATCACGCAACCCATTCCACCATCCGGTGTTCCAGTATCAGTACTTTGAGGACGAACGTGACGTCGAGGCGTTGGTGTACTCGATCAAGGAAGTGTTGAGAATAGCACAGGCGGAACCAATGCAGCGTTTGGGGATCGAGTTGTACAGTCGGCCAGTACCGGGCTGTGAGCATCTTACCTTCAACACGGACGATTATTGGCGTTGCCATGTGCGCATCTTAACGACCACCTTTCAGCATCAGGTGGCCACTAGCCGTATGGGACCGGTGGGCGATCCTGACGCCGTCGTTGATCCTCGGTTGCGTGTTCGTGGAATCCGACGGCTGCGTGTGGTTGATGCGGGCATCATACCAGAACCTCCGTCGGCCCATACGTGCGCAATGAGCTATCTGATTGGCGAAAAGGCAGCCGATATGATTAAGGAAGATAATCAATAG